The following are encoded in a window of Candidatus Omnitrophota bacterium genomic DNA:
- a CDS encoding rod shape-determining protein: MLKQLLNQVGAFLKRTWNFLLGLFSQDISIDLGTATTLVYVKGRGIVLCEPSVVAIQRGSSKVLAVGEEAKRMIGRTPGNISAIRPMKDGVIADFEVTESMLRYFIKKAQPRKLNKPLVVIAIPSGITEVEKRAVRDSALRAGAREVFLVEEPKAAAIGVGLPIHEPGGNMIIDIGGGTTEMAVISLDGIVVSRSIRIAGDEMDQAIVEHMRKTYNLMIGERTAEEIKIRIGSAYPLDAEMTMDVRGRDLVAGLPKTVTITSEEVREALAEPVRSIMEASRLTLEKTPPELSADLIDRGIVLAGGSSQLRGLDKMLAEETGLPVHIAENPTTAVALGVGKGLENIRYLRNRIAVNSRPAEF; encoded by the coding sequence ATGCTGAAACAACTGCTCAATCAGGTCGGCGCCTTTCTGAAGCGAACGTGGAATTTTCTTCTTGGCCTGTTCTCTCAAGACATCTCGATTGACCTCGGCACCGCCACCACCCTCGTCTATGTGAAAGGCCGCGGCATCGTGCTGTGCGAGCCCTCGGTCGTGGCGATTCAGCGCGGCTCCTCCAAAGTGCTGGCCGTCGGCGAGGAAGCCAAGCGGATGATCGGCCGCACCCCGGGCAACATTTCCGCGATCCGACCGATGAAGGACGGCGTCATTGCGGACTTTGAAGTCACGGAATCGATGCTGCGCTACTTCATCAAGAAAGCGCAGCCCCGCAAGCTCAACAAGCCGCTCGTCGTGATTGCGATCCCCTCCGGCATCACCGAAGTGGAGAAGCGCGCGGTGCGGGATTCTGCGCTGCGCGCAGGCGCGCGCGAGGTCTTCCTCGTGGAAGAGCCGAAGGCCGCCGCGATCGGCGTGGGGCTGCCGATTCATGAGCCGGGGGGCAACATGATCATCGATATCGGCGGGGGGACCACCGAAATGGCGGTGATATCGCTCGATGGCATCGTGGTGTCCCGCTCGATTCGGATCGCCGGCGATGAAATGGATCAAGCCATCGTCGAGCACATGCGCAAGACCTACAACCTCATGATCGGGGAGCGCACCGCGGAAGAAATCAAGATCCGCATTGGATCAGCCTATCCGCTGGATGCGGAGATGACGATGGATGTGCGGGGGCGCGATCTGGTAGCCGGCCTGCCGAAAACCGTGACGATCACATCAGAAGAGGTGCGCGAGGCGCTCGCCGAGCCGGTGCGTTCCATCATGGAGGCGTCCCGCCTGACCCTGGAAAAAACCCCGCCGGAGCTCTCCGCCGACTTGATCGATCGAGGGATCGTGCTCGCCGGCGGCAGCTCTCAGCTGCGAGGGCTCGATAAGATGTTGGCCGAAGAGACCGGGCTTCCCGTGCATATTGCGGAGAACCCGACGACCGCGGTGGCTCTCGGCGTCGGGAAGGGGCTTGAGAATATCCGGTATCTGCGGAATCGGATCGCCGTCAACAGCCGTCCTGCCGAGTTCTAA
- the mreC gene encoding rod shape-determining protein MreC — protein sequence MRLPARAGVIVGSVLLLSATASALHQPLRIHHTAQHVALAILRFPFTVVSAAVSTARLLPRLPSLAQENAALRAQLAQQQSELADWQQRQQHAKRLSALAAASAATGVVADVIGRSTIPTQQIILLNRGRADGVSPDHVVVDAAGVVGRVRELTSATALVTLLTDPESRIAALVERSREAALLVGRGRGRCELLYLDAEAEIQVGDRVITAGLGGAFPKGLRLGEVTRVTKHPAAGTTSAWVAPSARVGQLEEVLCLPPQQ from the coding sequence ATGCGCCTCCCTGCGCGCGCGGGCGTGATTGTCGGTAGTGTGCTGCTGCTCTCCGCCACGGCTTCCGCGCTCCATCAACCTCTCCGGATCCATCACACGGCCCAGCACGTCGCCCTCGCCATCCTGCGTTTTCCGTTCACCGTCGTCAGCGCCGCGGTGTCCACCGCGCGCCTCTTGCCCAGGCTGCCATCGCTCGCCCAGGAAAACGCCGCACTCCGAGCGCAGCTGGCACAGCAGCAGAGCGAGCTGGCTGATTGGCAGCAGCGGCAGCAGCACGCGAAACGCCTCAGCGCGCTGGCGGCCGCCTCCGCCGCCACAGGCGTTGTCGCTGACGTGATCGGCCGATCGACCATCCCCACGCAGCAGATCATTCTGCTCAATCGGGGGCGAGCCGACGGCGTCTCGCCTGATCATGTCGTGGTGGATGCGGCGGGCGTGGTGGGGCGCGTGAGGGAGCTCACGTCCGCCACCGCGCTCGTGACGCTGCTGACGGATCCGGAGAGCCGCATCGCAGCGCTCGTAGAGCGATCCCGCGAAGCCGCGCTGCTGGTGGGCCGCGGCCGCGGCCGGTGTGAATTGTTGTATCTTGACGCGGAAGCGGAGATTCAGGTGGGTGATCGAGTCATCACGGCGGGGCTCGGCGGGGCGTTTCCCAAAGGCCTGCGGCTCGGCGAGGTCACCCGGGTGACGAAGCATCCGGCGGCTGGCACGACCTCAGCATGGGTCGCGCCGTCTGCGCGCGTCGGACAACTTGAAGAAGTCCTATGTTTGCCTCCGCAACAATGA